The Spirosoma radiotolerans genome has a window encoding:
- the hisIE gene encoding bifunctional phosphoribosyl-AMP cyclohydrolase/phosphoribosyl-ATP diphosphatase HisIE, with protein MNSEINFDKSPDGLIPAVIQDAETGKVLMLGYMNREAYDKTVAENVVTFFSRSKQRLWTKGETSNNFLHVREILIDCDGDTLLIKSAPAGPTCHTGADTCFDEANTGRGQFLNYLQSIIHDRKVNPSDKSYTTSLFGRGVNKIAQKVGEEAVELVIEAKDDNDDLFKGEAADLLFHFLVLLEQKNMNLDDIVAVLQTRHVKQ; from the coding sequence ATGAATTCCGAGATTAATTTTGATAAGTCCCCCGACGGTCTCATTCCGGCCGTTATTCAGGATGCCGAAACCGGTAAAGTCCTGATGCTGGGCTACATGAACCGCGAGGCTTACGACAAGACCGTTGCCGAAAACGTGGTCACGTTTTTTAGCCGAAGCAAACAACGGCTCTGGACCAAGGGCGAAACCTCCAATAATTTCCTGCACGTTCGGGAAATCCTGATCGACTGCGATGGCGACACGCTACTCATCAAATCAGCTCCTGCCGGTCCAACCTGCCATACGGGTGCCGATACTTGCTTCGATGAAGCCAATACGGGCCGGGGGCAGTTCCTGAATTACCTGCAAAGCATTATCCACGATCGGAAAGTAAACCCATCCGACAAGTCGTATACGACAAGCCTGTTTGGGCGGGGCGTCAACAAGATAGCGCAGAAAGTTGGCGAAGAAGCCGTTGAGCTGGTTATTGAAGCCAAAGATGATAACGACGACCTGTTCAAAGGAGAAGCGGCTGACTTATTGTTCCATTTTCTGGTCTTGCTGGAGCAGAAAAATATGAATTTAGACGATATTGTCGCCGTGTTGCAGACACGCCACGTCAAACAATAG
- the trpA gene encoding tryptophan synthase subunit alpha: MTQSLTQPQTTETVDATANRITSLFAQKSERLLNVYFTAGYPNLNDTITILRGLQEAGVDLVEIGMPYSDPVADGETIQQSNDHALNNGMSLKTLFAQLAGCRTDAENPITVPILLMGYINPVLQFGVENFCQKCREVGVDGVILPDLPLDLFLDEYASTFRRYGILNVNLITPQTAEARIRFTDAESDGFIYMVSSASITGSVKGVSDTMKAYFERIQGMHLRNPRLIGFGINNHETFDTASQYANGAIVGSAFIRHLSENGTSAERIRAFVETIRS; the protein is encoded by the coding sequence ATGACACAATCCCTCACTCAGCCACAAACGACCGAGACGGTCGACGCTACGGCTAACCGGATCACAAGCCTCTTCGCGCAGAAAAGCGAGCGGTTATTGAACGTATATTTTACCGCCGGATACCCAAACCTAAACGATACAATAACCATTCTGCGTGGCTTGCAGGAAGCCGGCGTAGATCTGGTTGAAATTGGTATGCCCTACTCCGATCCTGTCGCAGATGGTGAAACAATTCAACAGAGCAACGATCACGCGCTCAACAATGGCATGTCGCTCAAAACGCTATTTGCTCAGTTGGCTGGCTGCCGGACCGATGCCGAGAATCCAATCACGGTGCCCATTCTGCTGATGGGATACATCAACCCTGTTCTTCAATTCGGAGTCGAAAACTTTTGTCAGAAATGCCGGGAAGTAGGCGTTGATGGTGTTATTCTGCCGGACCTGCCCTTGGATTTATTTCTGGATGAATACGCGTCTACCTTCCGTCGGTATGGTATTCTCAATGTGAATCTGATTACGCCCCAAACCGCAGAAGCTCGCATTCGATTCACTGACGCGGAATCGGATGGGTTCATTTATATGGTTTCTTCGGCCAGCATAACAGGGTCTGTTAAAGGCGTAAGTGATACCATGAAGGCATACTTCGAACGGATTCAGGGCATGCATCTTCGTAACCCGCGCCTGATTGGCTTTGGTATCAACAATCACGAAACGTTCGATACAGCCAGCCAGTATGCCAACGGAGCCATCGTTGGCAGCGCGTTTATCCGACATTTGTCCGAAAACGGAACATCGGCGGAGCGCATCCGGGCGTTTGTAGAAACCATTCGGTCCTAA
- a CDS encoding peptidylprolyl isomerase, giving the protein MPTILLLLVYLSSFCAPPKPPKTYPVGQIKTNKGEVLFWLYDETPNHKASFMKLANSGYWDTLTFNRVINNFVAQGGCPDTPAGFADSPYLLKPEFVPTIRHVYGAVGAGRDNNPQMLSAGCQFYIVQNKKGLARLDDKYTVFGQVFKGMDVIDAIVAVQTDTTNTPLSPIKLDVNILNLTATELQKQGYTVKE; this is encoded by the coding sequence ATGCCAACTATCCTGCTCCTCCTGGTCTATCTTAGTTCTTTTTGTGCTCCTCCTAAACCGCCTAAAACCTATCCGGTCGGGCAGATCAAAACGAATAAAGGTGAGGTACTTTTCTGGCTTTACGACGAGACGCCTAACCACAAAGCGAGCTTTATGAAGCTTGCCAACAGTGGCTATTGGGATACGCTGACATTTAATCGGGTTATCAATAATTTTGTCGCGCAGGGCGGCTGCCCTGATACACCAGCCGGTTTTGCGGATTCACCTTATCTGTTGAAACCGGAATTTGTTCCAACAATCAGACACGTGTATGGAGCCGTTGGCGCTGGACGTGACAACAACCCGCAAATGCTCTCTGCAGGCTGTCAATTTTACATTGTTCAGAATAAGAAAGGCCTTGCCCGTCTGGATGATAAGTATACCGTATTCGGGCAGGTTTTTAAAGGGATGGACGTAATCGACGCCATCGTTGCCGTTCAAACCGACACCACCAACACGCCCCTGTCACCTATTAAGCTCGATGTGAACATACTTAACCTTACAGCCACTGAGTTGCAAAAACAGGGGTATACAGTGAAAGAGTAG
- a CDS encoding phosphoribosylanthranilate isomerase codes for MKIKVCGLRDADNLKEIAALGPDFVGFIFYDQSPRFVGEELDVDVVKGLPRSIRKVGVFVNASPDLILRSVKKYDFQYVQLHGNETPEYCRSLRNRGINIIKAFRVDESFNFSMLNNFKAQCDFFLFDAKGDQPGGNGHTFDWSILSRYDNEKPFFISGGIGLDNLDQLAALKGMKLYGVDVNSQVETSPGVKDVAKVKELINRLRPIEEEVE; via the coding sequence ATGAAAATCAAAGTGTGCGGTCTGCGTGATGCCGACAACCTGAAAGAGATTGCCGCCCTTGGCCCTGACTTTGTTGGATTCATCTTTTACGATCAGTCCCCCCGCTTTGTTGGCGAAGAGTTAGATGTTGATGTAGTGAAAGGACTGCCCCGCTCCATCCGAAAAGTAGGTGTGTTTGTCAACGCGAGCCCGGATTTGATTCTGCGTTCTGTCAAGAAATATGATTTTCAATACGTGCAGTTACACGGCAACGAAACGCCGGAGTATTGCCGGAGCCTGCGCAATCGGGGTATCAACATCATCAAAGCGTTTCGGGTCGATGAGTCGTTCAATTTTTCGATGCTGAACAACTTCAAAGCCCAGTGCGACTTTTTCCTGTTCGATGCCAAAGGCGACCAACCCGGTGGTAACGGGCATACTTTTGACTGGAGCATTCTGAGCCGATACGACAACGAGAAACCGTTTTTCATCAGTGGCGGCATTGGCCTGGACAACCTCGACCAATTAGCGGCTCTCAAAGGCATGAAGCTCTACGGCGTGGATGTGAACAGCCAGGTCGAAACCTCACCCGGAGTGAAAGACGTAGCAAAAGTGAAAGAACTCATCAACCGCCTACGGCCTATTGAGGAGGAAGTGGAATAA
- a CDS encoding alpha-2-macroglobulin family protein, with product MNAYLSLFFMLIAMAASAQNRPQPTYSSDWRRADSLASKGLPKSSLAIANRIYKEAKATHNYPQVAKAAMARMIFRSYSDEDAYVELVRSLQLDIVETPEPAKSVLQSVLADIYWRYFQQNRYKLYNRTTVGQSTKSPNGGGKAKPVSTATNPEKPADTTADFRTWDAPHLVEAITTAYLESLKAKDLLQKMPIAAYDVLLEKGDADARPLRPTLYDLLAHRAIDFFQNTEPDLLKPVFKFDLDQASYLAAPEVFIRLPIDSRDSLSGRFQALKLYQQLLTFHLLDKTPDALADVDVLRLQFVHRHSVVPNKDSIYRQVLNKQIAQFKNQPAEAVYGFQLATFLANYGAAVRPLDDDGALDPDRPNPSRWNNKQAADICQDLVRRFPATLAARQAAQLLDQLIKPSYSLGVEHVNAPNQPFRVLLNYQNIGKVLYRVIKISVPELQTYRSRANDEKQQQKFFAALLKRSFILEKSVTLPNDGDLNRHAVEMPLAGLPTGHYLLLATNEQRFQPESELAQHTTFTVSGLGYIALPGSGTESDPLLYVTNRLTGEPVKKASVTVVNAQSLIALNNPSTSQTDANGRLKIPASAMPTQASIQYLITSGTDTLLSDDHYYYRYNNRQEVEQPQTYAKLFTDRAIYRPGQLIYVKGLFYNGKANQYAVVAGQEVDIELLDNNGERIARQTLKTNEFGTFSATFAAPTDRLTGLMTIQTSHGGTSIRVEEYKRPTFEVKTDPIKQSVKLSNTVTVTALAKTFSGAVVDGAAVRYRVVRRVRQRWDGWYSWSRVSRNTSQSEITNGVTQTDAQGALKFAFVATPDLEKSRQDNPVFEFDITIDVTDKAGETRSATQTLAVGYSALQVSLAIPEQIEKNEPGSFPVKITNQSGEKVSAKGQLMVYRLQPPNRPLRNRLWSRPDRQLLSRVEFEKLFPNDLYANEMDPRTWPKGELVQQQSINAPADSLIKPDMSRYAPGEYIAELTVVDSSGETIKERAFFAVVDDNQPAASARADNWVQVRKATAEPGEEAIFWVGTSQPGWVLMTVEENQKVVRQEWVKTEGRPRRVALPVTEKQRGGFAVHFAMIQNGRLYQKSQAITVPFTNKQLTIETKTFRNKLKPGEREEWTLAIRGLDKKPAELVATLYDASLDAFDRLDWPTSFYQPYQTNFYGWQTSSFNAQGSNALFYRYRPEPPVPGRRYDQLKWSQEALSIPIRGYASGGAVAKASAARAMAAPMQKGVANELNRFITVADGAVPESQGSPASPPITINPRRNFNETAFFIPQAQTDNEGRVVLKFTMPEALTRWRLLAFAHTKDLKTGTLEREIITQKELMITANAPRFLREGDTIRLTARINNLGGKTLPVLASLSLLNALTSEPINQKLTKATLQSTVSIAPGAGQVVGWTLVVPAGLEAVTCRLTAQSDLFTDGEEFTIPVLPNRMLVTDTKPFWVNGSGPRATETKDFVLKELANLSPELPVQHERLTVEVTSNPSWYALQSLPYLMEYRYECAEQLFSRLYANSLATHIVNSKPAFKQVIAEWQKTLLTSPLQANESLKAVTLENSPWLAEARSEADRQAKLGQLLDANRMGTEQIQAFEKLKQLQTGGGFTWFGGMQPNLTMTLHILSGFGHLQKLGVTFPAEMQDDLSEMKTQAIQFADAEIKRWINEQKKIDEKTKGKRASSWYFSATQYLYARSFYLNIPIDKAVLAYLKQQVADDWLKQSLQGQALSALALNRLGDIKTADGILRSLRERARESEELGMYWPENQSGLYWYQTPIETQAYLIEAFDEIKQDRASADAMKRWLLRQKQTQSWSSTKATTEAVYALLLRGSDWLNTGVNTRVSLGGQSIDSRVTKSDAITGYQKVTYAASEIKPEMGTIQITKTGDGPAWGALYWQHFEPLDRVMPGSAGLSVQKTLYVQHDSPGGPVITPVSSQTAIKPGDMIKVRLVLKTDRLMEYVHLKDGRASGFEPAAALSGYKYQNGLGYYQSPRDASTDFFLNYLPIGTHVFEYDLRVAQTGDFSTGVATVQCFYAPEFSAHSAGERVKVK from the coding sequence ATGAACGCTTATTTGTCTCTTTTTTTTATGTTGATAGCTATGGCCGCGTCAGCACAGAATCGTCCACAGCCAACCTACTCCTCCGATTGGAGACGAGCCGACTCGCTGGCATCCAAAGGGTTACCCAAGTCATCGCTGGCAATTGCCAACCGAATTTATAAGGAAGCGAAAGCGACGCACAATTACCCGCAGGTAGCCAAAGCGGCTATGGCCCGGATGATTTTTCGGAGTTATTCAGATGAGGACGCCTACGTCGAACTTGTCAGATCCCTCCAGCTTGATATCGTTGAGACGCCCGAACCCGCCAAATCCGTTCTTCAATCGGTGCTGGCGGATATCTACTGGCGCTATTTTCAGCAAAATCGCTACAAGCTTTATAACAGGACTACAGTAGGCCAGAGCACAAAAAGTCCCAACGGAGGTGGTAAAGCCAAGCCTGTCTCCACAGCTACTAATCCGGAGAAACCCGCAGACACAACCGCTGATTTCAGGACCTGGGACGCTCCCCATCTCGTAGAAGCAATCACAACAGCTTACCTGGAGTCGCTGAAAGCCAAAGACTTGTTGCAAAAAATGCCCATTGCCGCTTATGATGTCCTTCTCGAAAAAGGTGATGCCGATGCCCGGCCCCTTCGTCCGACCCTGTATGATCTGCTGGCACATAGAGCCATTGATTTCTTTCAGAATACAGAGCCAGACCTGCTGAAACCGGTTTTTAAATTCGATCTGGATCAGGCCAGTTATCTGGCTGCCCCTGAGGTGTTTATCCGGTTACCCATTGACAGCCGGGATTCGCTATCGGGCCGTTTTCAGGCGCTGAAACTCTATCAGCAGTTGCTAACCTTCCATTTATTAGATAAAACACCCGATGCGCTGGCCGATGTCGACGTACTTCGCTTACAATTTGTGCATCGGCATAGTGTCGTTCCGAATAAAGATTCCATTTATCGGCAGGTTCTTAACAAGCAGATTGCTCAATTTAAAAATCAACCTGCTGAAGCCGTCTATGGCTTCCAACTGGCTACGTTTTTGGCAAATTATGGCGCTGCTGTTCGCCCGCTTGACGATGATGGGGCACTTGATCCCGACCGACCGAATCCATCTCGCTGGAATAACAAGCAGGCCGCCGACATCTGTCAGGATTTGGTTCGCCGTTTCCCCGCGACACTGGCTGCGAGACAGGCCGCTCAACTGTTAGACCAATTAATCAAACCGTCTTATTCGTTGGGAGTAGAGCATGTGAATGCGCCCAATCAACCGTTTCGGGTATTGCTGAACTACCAGAATATTGGCAAGGTGCTTTACCGGGTTATAAAGATTAGTGTTCCAGAATTACAGACATACCGGAGCCGGGCAAACGACGAAAAACAACAGCAGAAGTTTTTTGCTGCGCTTTTGAAACGCTCCTTCATACTTGAGAAATCTGTTACGCTGCCCAACGATGGCGACTTGAACAGGCATGCCGTAGAAATGCCACTAGCCGGATTACCTACGGGCCACTATCTGTTGCTGGCGACTAATGAACAAAGATTTCAGCCGGAATCAGAGCTAGCGCAGCATACAACCTTTACGGTGTCTGGCCTTGGGTACATCGCCTTACCGGGCAGCGGCACTGAATCGGATCCTTTGCTTTACGTGACGAATCGGCTTACGGGTGAGCCTGTGAAGAAGGCATCGGTAACGGTGGTAAATGCCCAATCGCTCATTGCACTCAACAACCCCAGCACTAGCCAAACCGACGCAAATGGCCGCCTGAAAATTCCGGCTAGTGCCATGCCCACCCAGGCTAGTATTCAATACCTGATCACGTCTGGCACGGATACGCTGCTTTCGGACGATCATTATTATTATCGGTACAACAACCGTCAGGAAGTTGAACAACCTCAGACCTACGCCAAACTATTCACAGATCGGGCAATTTACCGGCCTGGTCAACTGATTTACGTAAAAGGCTTATTCTACAATGGTAAAGCGAATCAATACGCTGTTGTGGCTGGCCAAGAGGTTGACATTGAACTGCTTGATAACAATGGCGAACGTATCGCCAGGCAAACGCTCAAGACCAATGAATTCGGTACCTTCTCGGCTACGTTTGCGGCTCCTACAGATCGGCTTACGGGTCTGATGACGATTCAAACCAGTCATGGCGGTACCAGCATTCGTGTAGAAGAGTATAAGCGGCCCACATTTGAAGTAAAGACGGACCCAATAAAGCAGTCGGTCAAACTGAGTAACACCGTAACGGTTACGGCGCTGGCCAAAACATTTTCGGGTGCAGTTGTCGATGGGGCCGCCGTTCGCTACAGAGTCGTACGGAGAGTTCGGCAACGGTGGGACGGGTGGTATTCCTGGAGTCGGGTTTCCCGAAATACAAGCCAGAGCGAGATCACGAATGGAGTTACACAGACGGATGCGCAGGGGGCTCTCAAATTCGCCTTTGTCGCAACACCCGATCTCGAAAAATCGCGGCAGGACAACCCCGTTTTTGAGTTCGACATTACCATCGACGTAACGGATAAGGCGGGCGAAACGCGTAGCGCTACCCAAACGCTTGCTGTAGGTTATTCGGCCCTGCAGGTCAGTCTGGCTATTCCGGAGCAGATCGAAAAGAATGAGCCGGGTTCTTTCCCGGTAAAAATCACCAATCAATCGGGCGAAAAAGTCTCGGCCAAAGGGCAGTTGATGGTTTACCGGCTGCAACCACCCAACCGACCGCTGCGAAATCGGTTGTGGAGCCGCCCCGACAGGCAATTGCTGAGCCGGGTAGAATTCGAAAAACTGTTCCCGAACGATCTGTATGCCAATGAGATGGACCCCAGGACCTGGCCAAAAGGCGAACTCGTTCAGCAGCAGTCGATCAACGCGCCTGCCGATTCGCTGATCAAGCCGGATATGAGCCGATACGCTCCGGGCGAGTATATAGCCGAGCTAACGGTTGTCGATTCTTCAGGAGAGACCATAAAAGAGCGCGCTTTTTTTGCCGTTGTGGACGACAACCAGCCGGCAGCGTCGGCCCGAGCGGATAACTGGGTACAAGTACGCAAAGCCACCGCCGAACCAGGCGAAGAGGCCATCTTTTGGGTGGGTACCAGTCAACCGGGCTGGGTGCTGATGACCGTTGAGGAAAATCAGAAAGTTGTTCGGCAGGAATGGGTAAAGACTGAGGGACGGCCCCGGCGCGTGGCGTTGCCTGTTACGGAAAAACAACGGGGTGGCTTTGCGGTGCATTTTGCCATGATTCAGAACGGACGTCTGTATCAGAAGTCGCAGGCCATTACGGTGCCCTTCACCAATAAGCAGCTCACCATCGAAACGAAAACGTTCCGAAACAAGCTCAAACCCGGCGAACGCGAAGAATGGACATTAGCCATTCGTGGACTGGATAAAAAGCCCGCTGAATTAGTCGCTACGCTTTATGATGCCTCGCTGGATGCATTTGACCGGCTCGACTGGCCTACCTCGTTTTATCAGCCTTATCAAACCAATTTTTACGGCTGGCAAACCAGCAGTTTTAATGCACAGGGAAGTAATGCACTTTTCTACCGCTACCGGCCTGAGCCGCCCGTACCTGGCCGCCGATACGACCAGTTGAAATGGTCCCAGGAAGCCCTCTCGATACCTATACGGGGTTACGCATCGGGTGGGGCCGTTGCTAAAGCGAGTGCTGCCCGGGCTATGGCCGCGCCTATGCAGAAAGGTGTTGCGAACGAATTAAACCGATTTATAACTGTTGCGGATGGTGCAGTACCCGAATCGCAGGGGTCTCCTGCGTCTCCTCCTATTACAATCAACCCGCGCCGTAATTTTAATGAAACGGCTTTCTTCATTCCACAGGCGCAGACGGATAACGAGGGACGAGTTGTCTTGAAATTTACGATGCCGGAAGCGCTTACCCGTTGGCGGCTGCTGGCTTTCGCGCATACAAAAGATCTGAAAACGGGTACGCTGGAACGGGAGATCATCACGCAGAAGGAACTGATGATAACCGCCAACGCCCCCCGTTTCCTGCGTGAAGGTGACACCATCCGGCTAACAGCCCGGATAAACAATTTAGGTGGGAAAACCCTTCCTGTGCTGGCTAGCCTTTCCTTGCTGAATGCCCTAACAAGTGAGCCAATTAATCAAAAACTGACAAAAGCTACCTTACAATCGACGGTCAGCATAGCGCCCGGAGCAGGACAGGTCGTTGGCTGGACATTGGTTGTTCCGGCGGGTCTCGAAGCCGTTACCTGCCGCCTGACGGCGCAGTCGGACCTGTTTACCGATGGCGAAGAATTTACCATTCCCGTATTGCCTAATCGAATGCTGGTTACTGATACCAAACCGTTTTGGGTAAACGGGTCGGGACCGCGTGCAACGGAAACAAAAGACTTTGTCTTGAAGGAGTTAGCTAACCTCTCGCCCGAATTGCCGGTGCAACACGAGCGGCTCACGGTGGAGGTGACGAGTAACCCCAGTTGGTACGCGCTTCAATCACTGCCGTATCTGATGGAATACCGTTACGAATGCGCCGAGCAGTTGTTCAGCCGATTGTATGCCAATAGCCTTGCCACGCACATCGTCAATAGCAAACCTGCTTTTAAGCAGGTGATTGCTGAGTGGCAAAAAACGCTACTGACTAGCCCCCTCCAGGCAAATGAAAGCTTAAAAGCCGTTACACTGGAGAACTCACCCTGGTTGGCCGAGGCTCGATCTGAGGCAGATAGGCAGGCGAAACTAGGCCAGTTATTAGACGCTAATCGGATGGGAACTGAGCAAATACAGGCATTTGAAAAATTGAAGCAGTTGCAAACCGGGGGTGGTTTCACTTGGTTTGGCGGTATGCAGCCAAATCTGACAATGACCTTACACATCCTGAGCGGCTTTGGCCACTTGCAGAAATTAGGTGTTACGTTTCCGGCTGAAATGCAGGACGATTTGAGCGAAATGAAAACCCAGGCTATCCAGTTTGCCGATGCGGAGATCAAACGGTGGATTAATGAACAGAAAAAGATTGATGAGAAGACAAAAGGTAAACGGGCTTCTTCGTGGTATTTCTCGGCTACACAATACCTGTATGCCCGTAGCTTTTACCTGAACATACCCATCGATAAAGCTGTACTGGCTTACCTGAAACAACAAGTGGCCGATGATTGGCTAAAGCAAAGTCTGCAAGGGCAGGCGTTAAGTGCCCTGGCCCTTAATCGGCTTGGCGATATTAAAACGGCGGATGGTATTCTGCGTTCGCTGCGCGAGCGGGCCCGTGAATCGGAGGAATTGGGTATGTACTGGCCCGAAAACCAGAGCGGCCTATATTGGTACCAAACACCTATTGAAACCCAGGCTTATCTGATCGAAGCCTTTGACGAAATAAAGCAGGATCGGGCTTCGGCCGATGCAATGAAACGCTGGCTGCTGCGGCAGAAACAGACCCAGTCTTGGTCATCGACCAAGGCCACCACGGAAGCCGTTTATGCACTCTTGCTGCGAGGAAGCGACTGGCTGAATACGGGCGTAAATACACGCGTAAGCCTGGGCGGGCAGTCCATTGACAGTCGGGTAACAAAGTCGGATGCCATAACGGGTTATCAGAAAGTGACGTATGCCGCCAGTGAAATCAAACCGGAAATGGGGACGATTCAGATCACGAAAACCGGCGATGGCCCGGCCTGGGGTGCGTTGTACTGGCAACATTTCGAACCACTCGACCGGGTTATGCCGGGTAGCGCCGGTTTATCTGTCCAGAAAACGCTCTATGTGCAGCACGATTCACCGGGCGGACCGGTCATTACGCCCGTGTCGTCACAAACGGCCATCAAACCCGGCGATATGATCAAAGTGCGGCTCGTACTCAAAACGGACCGGCTCATGGAGTATGTTCACCTGAAAGATGGGCGGGCGTCGGGATTTGAGCCGGCAGCAGCTTTATCGGGCTACAAATACCAGAATGGCCTGGGTTATTATCAGTCGCCCCGCGATGCCAGCACGGATTTTTTTCTGAATTACCTGCCCATTGGAACACACGTGTTCGAATATGATTTGCGAGTTGCTCAAACGGGTGATTTCTCAACGGGTGTGGCTACCGTTCAGTGTTTTTATGCCCCAGAATTCTCCGCACATTCTGCCGGAGAACGAGTGAAAGTGAAGTAA
- the trpB gene encoding tryptophan synthase subunit beta, producing the protein MQTTLDPQTSFEVSDKGFYGHFGGAFIPEMLYPNVEELRQNYLNIIADPAFQAEFWQLLEDYVGRPTPLFLAKRLSAHIGATIYLKREDLCHTGAHKINNTIGQILVAQRLGKKRIVAETGAGQHGVATATVCALMGLECIVYMGSIDMERQKPNVDRMRMLGATVVPATSGSQTLKDATNEAMRHWINNPVDTHYIIGSVVGPHPYPDMVARFQSVISQEVKKQLFAKTGSENPDYMVACVGGGSNAAGAFYHYLNEPSVRLVAAEAAGQGVSSGHSAATTALGKPGVLHGSRTILMQTDDGQVTEPYSISAGLDYPGIGPLHAHLFESGRGDFYAITDDEALQAGFQLSKLEGIIPALETAHALAALEKMNLNPSDVVVVCLSGRGDKDLSTYSKFL; encoded by the coding sequence ATGCAAACCACTCTTGACCCACAAACCTCATTCGAGGTATCAGATAAAGGCTTTTATGGCCATTTTGGCGGAGCGTTCATTCCCGAAATGCTCTACCCAAACGTCGAAGAATTACGGCAAAATTACCTGAACATCATTGCTGATCCTGCCTTTCAGGCTGAGTTCTGGCAGCTGCTCGAAGACTATGTCGGTCGACCAACACCGCTGTTTCTGGCCAAACGCCTGTCAGCACATATCGGTGCTACGATCTATCTGAAGCGCGAAGACCTTTGTCATACCGGAGCGCACAAAATAAACAACACCATTGGCCAGATACTGGTGGCGCAGCGATTGGGCAAGAAACGCATTGTGGCCGAAACAGGTGCTGGTCAGCATGGCGTGGCCACCGCAACGGTCTGCGCCCTGATGGGGCTGGAATGCATCGTCTACATGGGCAGCATTGACATGGAACGCCAGAAACCCAACGTCGACCGGATGCGGATGCTGGGTGCTACCGTTGTTCCGGCTACGTCGGGTAGCCAGACGCTCAAAGATGCCACCAACGAAGCCATGCGTCACTGGATCAATAATCCGGTTGATACACACTATATCATTGGCTCGGTAGTGGGTCCGCATCCTTATCCGGATATGGTGGCTCGGTTCCAGTCGGTCATTTCGCAGGAAGTCAAGAAGCAGTTGTTCGCCAAAACGGGCAGCGAGAACCCTGATTATATGGTGGCCTGTGTGGGCGGAGGAAGCAATGCCGCCGGTGCCTTCTATCATTACCTGAATGAACCATCCGTTCGGCTCGTAGCGGCCGAAGCAGCTGGGCAGGGCGTTAGTTCGGGGCATTCTGCTGCCACAACGGCTCTTGGCAAGCCAGGCGTCCTGCACGGAAGTCGCACGATTCTGATGCAAACCGACGATGGTCAGGTAACGGAGCCATATTCTATTTCGGCGGGGTTGGACTATCCGGGTATTGGCCCGCTGCACGCTCACCTGTTCGAATCAGGCCGGGGCGACTTCTATGCCATTACGGATGATGAAGCCTTACAGGCCGGTTTCCAGCTTAGCAAACTCGAAGGCATCATTCCAGCCCTGGAAACAGCGCACGCACTGGCAGCCCTGGAGAAAATGAATCTCAACCCCAGCGATGTAGTTGTGGTATGCTTATCGGGCCGTGGAGATAAAGATTTAAGTACATATTCAAAGTTTTTGTAG
- a CDS encoding RidA family protein, which produces MTFINTPNAPAPGGHYSQAVVHNGLVYLSGILPITPAGEKLSTATIAEQTEQILANLDAILEAAGSQRDKVLKVTVFISDISAWGTVNQIYAQFFGDHRPARSVVPCSTLHYGFGIELEAIATVS; this is translated from the coding sequence ATGACATTCATCAATACACCAAACGCGCCCGCACCGGGTGGTCATTATTCGCAGGCCGTTGTTCATAATGGCCTGGTTTATTTGTCGGGCATTTTGCCCATCACACCTGCTGGCGAAAAACTAAGCACCGCTACCATTGCCGAGCAAACGGAACAGATTCTGGCCAACCTCGACGCCATCCTCGAAGCGGCCGGTAGCCAACGAGACAAGGTTCTGAAAGTAACCGTTTTCATCTCCGACATTTCTGCCTGGGGTACGGTCAATCAAATTTATGCCCAGTTCTTTGGTGACCACCGGCCTGCTCGTTCTGTTGTCCCTTGTTCAACACTACACTATGGCTTTGGTATTGAACTGGAGGCCATCGCGACTGTATCATAA
- a CDS encoding phage holin family protein, which translates to MGLIIRILISAVAVWVAAYFIPGVSVSGGAGTYIIVAIVLGFLNAFIKPILTVLTIPITIITLGLFLLVLNVLMVYLTAYLIPNFHVTGFIAALLFSIVVSIVTALIDAIV; encoded by the coding sequence ATGGGACTTATTATCCGTATTCTTATCAGTGCAGTAGCCGTTTGGGTAGCCGCGTATTTCATTCCGGGCGTATCTGTCTCGGGCGGAGCCGGTACCTACATTATTGTGGCCATTGTCTTGGGCTTTCTAAATGCCTTTATCAAGCCAATTCTTACGGTTCTGACCATTCCAATTACCATCATCACACTTGGCCTGTTTCTATTGGTTCTGAACGTGTTAATGGTTTACCTGACGGCTTACCTGATTCCAAACTTCCATGTCACCGGCTTCATTGCCGCGTTGCTGTTTAGTATCGTTGTTTCCATTGTGACGGCCCTGATTGATGCCATTGTCTAA